One region of Cobetia sp. cqz5-12 genomic DNA includes:
- a CDS encoding aspartate/glutamate racemase family protein, with product MLRLKVINPNTSQTMSQQMAHSLQRQLADDVRLEVLTAEHGAPSIETAVEEAMAVVALLNLIARDREGLLDTPPADGYLLACFGDPGLEAARELSPVPVIGIAQAAMHMATLAAPSFAIVTSMTSTLPMSEQLLERYAMRPLCKALLACDVPVLALSEARTPPQALLESCEQAKASGAGSIVLGCAAMGPLRDAIARDIGLPVVDPLLAGRDLLLTLMRQPAVTRAAPGGEAKPLSGVFARGLAAL from the coding sequence ATGTTGCGCCTCAAGGTCATCAATCCCAACACCAGCCAGACGATGAGCCAGCAGATGGCGCACTCGCTGCAACGACAGCTCGCGGATGACGTCCGGCTCGAGGTACTGACCGCCGAGCATGGCGCTCCCAGCATCGAGACGGCCGTCGAGGAAGCCATGGCGGTGGTCGCGCTGCTGAATCTGATCGCCCGTGATCGTGAGGGCCTGCTGGACACGCCCCCCGCCGATGGCTATCTGCTGGCCTGCTTCGGTGACCCCGGCCTGGAGGCTGCACGTGAGTTGAGCCCCGTCCCGGTGATCGGCATCGCCCAGGCCGCCATGCACATGGCCACGCTGGCGGCTCCCTCCTTTGCCATCGTCACCAGCATGACCAGCACGCTGCCGATGTCCGAGCAGCTGCTGGAGCGCTATGCGATGCGTCCGCTGTGCAAGGCCCTGCTGGCCTGTGACGTCCCGGTACTGGCGCTTTCAGAGGCGCGCACTCCCCCGCAGGCGCTGCTTGAGAGCTGTGAGCAGGCCAAGGCCAGCGGTGCCGGCAGCATCGTGCTGGGCTGCGCCGCGATGGGCCCGCTGCGCGACGCCATCGCTCGGGATATCGGTCTGCCGGTGGTCGACCCGCTGCTTGCGGGACGGGACCTGCTGCTGACATTGATGCGCCAGCCCGCCGTCACCCGCGCGGCACCGGGCGGCGAGGCCAAGCCGCTCAGCGGCGTCTTTGCCCGGGGGCTGGCCGCCCTTTGA
- a CDS encoding sodium-dependent transporter encodes MSETTERWGSRRAFILAVTGAAVGLGNIWRFPYMTGENGGSAFLLLYIGFVLLLGLPVMMAEIMIGRAGRRGPMQALAHLAVSGGRTPHWRWLGLFGAITMFFILSFYSVVSGWSIEYLVDSLKGDFSGMSPPEIGASFAAFLEDPVTMTFNHTVFMLMTMSVVAAGISSGLERLNNLMMPLLYVLLLALAGYSISTPGFGPALSWLFMPNPSAITLDVILNAMGHAFFTLAVGACALMAYGAYMPERQSLPTAAIAVAALDIGVALLAGIAIFAAVFSQGMDPASGPGLMFVSLPIAFANLPGGSVLLALFFLLLLLATWTSSINIAEPIVEVLEGWGLKRRHAALVVGVSVWAMGLLSVLSFSSLKDVHVLGEMNVFDAVTTIPPDFFLPIGGLLIAIFAAWVMPQNRALAGLGTSRGFFRTWRWVLRWISIPLVVVVLGWSFFK; translated from the coding sequence ATGAGCGAAACCACCGAACGCTGGGGCAGTCGCCGAGCCTTCATTCTGGCCGTGACCGGCGCCGCCGTAGGGCTGGGCAACATCTGGCGCTTCCCCTACATGACCGGCGAGAACGGCGGTTCCGCGTTTCTGCTGCTGTATATCGGTTTCGTGCTGTTGCTGGGGCTGCCGGTGATGATGGCCGAGATCATGATCGGGCGCGCCGGACGTCGCGGGCCGATGCAGGCTCTCGCCCATCTGGCCGTCAGCGGCGGTCGGACCCCGCACTGGCGCTGGCTGGGACTGTTCGGCGCCATCACCATGTTCTTCATCCTGTCGTTCTATTCGGTGGTATCGGGCTGGTCGATCGAGTATCTGGTCGATTCGCTGAAGGGTGACTTCAGCGGCATGAGCCCACCGGAGATCGGCGCTTCCTTTGCTGCCTTCCTGGAAGACCCGGTGACGATGACCTTCAACCACACCGTCTTCATGCTGATGACGATGAGCGTGGTCGCCGCCGGCATCTCTTCCGGACTCGAGCGCCTCAACAACCTGATGATGCCGCTGCTTTACGTGCTGTTGCTGGCGCTGGCGGGTTACAGCATCAGCACGCCCGGCTTCGGCCCGGCGTTGAGCTGGCTGTTCATGCCCAACCCGAGTGCCATCACGCTGGACGTGATACTCAATGCCATGGGACACGCCTTCTTCACGCTGGCGGTCGGCGCCTGTGCCCTGATGGCCTACGGCGCCTACATGCCGGAGCGCCAGAGTCTGCCGACGGCTGCGATCGCCGTGGCGGCACTGGATATCGGCGTGGCACTGCTGGCGGGTATCGCCATCTTCGCGGCGGTCTTCAGCCAGGGCATGGACCCGGCCTCCGGCCCCGGCCTGATGTTCGTCAGCCTGCCGATCGCCTTCGCCAATCTGCCGGGCGGCAGCGTGCTGCTGGCGCTGTTCTTCCTGCTGCTGCTGCTGGCGACCTGGACCAGCTCGATCAACATCGCCGAGCCCATCGTCGAGGTGCTGGAGGGGTGGGGGCTCAAGCGTCGCCACGCGGCACTGGTGGTCGGTGTCTCGGTGTGGGCGATGGGGCTGTTGTCGGTGCTGTCCTTCTCGAGCCTCAAGGATGTGCACGTGCTGGGCGAGATGAATGTCTTCGATGCAGTGACGACGATTCCGCCGGACTTCTTCCTGCCGATCGGCGGACTGCTGATCGCCATCTTCGCGGCCTGGGTGATGCCGCAGAATCGTGCGCTGGCAGGCCTGGGGACATCGCGTGGCTTCTTCCGCACTTGGCGTTGGGTGCTGCGCTGGATCTCGATTCCGCTGGTCGTCGTCGTGCTGGGCTGGAGCTTCTTCAAGTAA
- the prlC gene encoding oligopeptidase A — protein sequence MSINPLLERNTLPPFDTLKAEHVEDAISELLEHNQQEIERLIEATRDDTRWDNFAAPLEALGDRLSQAWSPVSHLNSTMNSPKLREAYQACLAKLSAYSTWVGQNSDLAAAYQRLADSDEFATLDEAQQKAITNSLRDFRLAGVDLPQDKKQRYGEIQARLSELSNTFSNHVLDATQAWHKDVGEEALAGVPESGLEALKANAEAKGLEGYRITLDFPSFFPVLSYADNRELREEVYTAFVTRASEKGPNAGEFDNGPVIEEILALRQELAALIGFDDYASLSLATKMADSPAQVIAFLDDLATRAVPQAREEFNELSAYAAESLGIENLQPWDVGYASEKLRESRYAINQEQLRPYFPAPQAIDGLFEVVNRLYGITFKQRDVPVWHEDVSYYEVIENDTPIAGFYLDLYAREGKRGGAWMDECRVRRRREDGSLQLPVAYLTCNFTRPVGDRPALLTHDEVVTLFHEFGHGLHHMLTRQEVAEVSGINGVAWDAVELPSQFMENFCYEREGLDLIARHVDTGERLPDDMLERLQAARNFQAAMTMVRQLEFSLFDFRLHHELDKPSASDVQGLLDEVRSKVAVVPAVEFNRFQNGFSHIFAGGYAAGYYSYKWAEVLSADAFSAFEESAVFDTATGQRFRDEVLARGGSRDAAELFRAFRGRDPQVDALLRHSGIGAQAA from the coding sequence ATGTCGATCAATCCCCTGCTGGAACGCAACACACTGCCCCCCTTCGACACCCTCAAGGCCGAGCACGTCGAGGATGCAATCAGCGAACTGCTGGAGCACAACCAGCAGGAGATCGAGCGCCTGATCGAGGCCACCCGCGACGACACGCGCTGGGACAACTTCGCCGCGCCGCTGGAAGCGTTGGGTGATCGCCTGAGCCAGGCCTGGTCGCCGGTCTCGCACCTCAACTCGACCATGAACTCGCCCAAGCTGCGCGAGGCCTACCAGGCCTGTCTCGCCAAGCTGTCGGCCTATTCCACCTGGGTGGGCCAGAACAGCGACCTGGCCGCGGCCTATCAGCGCCTCGCGGACAGCGATGAGTTCGCCACCCTCGATGAAGCCCAACAGAAGGCGATCACCAATAGCCTGCGCGACTTCCGTCTCGCCGGTGTCGATCTGCCGCAAGACAAGAAGCAGCGCTATGGCGAAATCCAGGCGCGCCTGTCCGAACTCTCCAATACCTTCTCCAACCATGTGCTGGACGCCACCCAGGCCTGGCACAAGGATGTCGGCGAAGAGGCGCTGGCAGGCGTGCCGGAAAGCGGCCTTGAAGCGCTCAAGGCCAATGCCGAAGCCAAGGGCCTGGAAGGCTATCGCATCACCCTGGACTTCCCGAGCTTCTTCCCGGTGCTCAGCTATGCCGACAACCGCGAGCTGCGTGAGGAGGTCTACACCGCCTTCGTCACCCGTGCCTCGGAGAAGGGCCCCAACGCCGGTGAGTTCGACAATGGCCCGGTGATCGAGGAGATTCTGGCACTGCGTCAGGAGCTGGCCGCGCTGATCGGCTTCGACGACTACGCCTCGCTGTCACTGGCGACCAAGATGGCTGACTCGCCGGCGCAGGTCATCGCCTTCCTGGATGACCTCGCCACCCGCGCCGTGCCGCAGGCGCGTGAAGAGTTCAACGAGCTGTCCGCCTACGCTGCCGAGAGCCTTGGCATCGAGAACCTGCAGCCGTGGGATGTCGGCTATGCCAGCGAGAAGCTGCGCGAGTCGCGCTACGCGATCAATCAGGAACAGCTACGCCCCTACTTCCCGGCGCCACAGGCCATCGACGGGCTGTTCGAAGTCGTCAATCGCCTCTACGGCATCACCTTCAAGCAGCGTGACGTGCCGGTATGGCACGAGGACGTCAGCTACTACGAGGTGATCGAGAATGACACCCCGATCGCCGGCTTCTATCTCGATCTCTACGCGCGCGAAGGCAAGCGAGGCGGTGCCTGGATGGATGAGTGCCGCGTCCGTCGTCGCCGCGAGGATGGCAGCCTGCAGTTGCCGGTCGCCTACCTGACCTGCAACTTCACCCGCCCGGTGGGCGATCGCCCGGCGCTGCTGACCCACGATGAAGTGGTCACGCTGTTCCATGAATTCGGTCATGGTCTGCATCACATGCTGACGCGTCAGGAAGTTGCCGAAGTCTCCGGCATCAATGGCGTGGCATGGGACGCCGTCGAACTGCCCAGCCAATTCATGGAGAACTTCTGCTACGAGCGTGAAGGACTGGATCTGATCGCACGTCACGTGGACACCGGCGAGCGCCTGCCCGATGACATGCTCGAGCGTCTGCAGGCAGCCCGCAACTTCCAGGCGGCGATGACCATGGTCCGCCAGCTGGAGTTCTCGCTGTTCGACTTCCGCCTGCATCACGAGCTCGACAAGCCCTCCGCCAGCGATGTGCAGGGTCTGCTCGACGAGGTGCGCAGCAAGGTCGCCGTGGTGCCGGCGGTCGAGTTCAACCGCTTCCAGAATGGCTTCAGCCATATCTTCGCCGGCGGATACGCCGCGGGTTACTACAGCTACAAGTGGGCCGAGGTGCTGTCGGCAGACGCCTTCAGTGCCTTCGAGGAAAGCGCGGTCTTCGATACCGCCACCGGCCAACGCTTCCGTGACGAGGTACTGGCACGCGGTGGCTCGCGTGACGCCGCCGAGCTGTTCCGCGCCTTCCGTGGCCGTGACCCGCAGGTCGATGCCCTGCTGCGCCACTCCGGCATCGGTGCCCAGGCGGCCTGA
- a CDS encoding NCS1 family nucleobase:cation symporter-1, with protein MTPQTPPDLSNASKRLINEDLAPCEQNWNWYNIFSFWMSDVHSVGGYVFAASLFTLGLASWQILVSMLVGILVVQVFANLISRPSQQTGVPFPVVCRQSFGIYGANIPAIIRGLIAVVWYGIQTYLAAHALMLVLLRYVPSLEGLTETQLFGLSQLGWYCFLFMWVLQALVFWWGMNAVRRFIDFAGPAVYVVMFALAGWIVWQAGWDNISFTLGSKTLSGSDALWQMVIAAALVAGYFAGPTLNFGDFSRYCATPGDVKRGNFWGLPVNFLLFAVITVVVVSGTQPIFGEMLHDPMETVARIDNGVAAALGILTLVLATIGINIVANFVSPAFDFSNVAPSRISWRMGGMLAAVGSIFITPWNLFNNPEIIQYTVGILAAAIGPVYGVILFDHYLVNKGGINTRALFTDSAQGEYFFEKGVNVAAVKALLASSAVTLVISFLPLGDITHFTLFIGGLMAAGLYGIFSGYWLGDAASARIYVPAGSRGKVV; from the coding sequence ATGACACCCCAGACTCCCCCTGATCTGAGCAACGCGAGCAAGCGGCTCATCAACGAGGACCTCGCCCCCTGCGAGCAGAACTGGAACTGGTACAACATCTTCTCGTTCTGGATGTCCGATGTGCACAGTGTCGGTGGCTACGTCTTCGCCGCCAGCCTGTTCACTCTGGGGCTGGCCAGCTGGCAGATTCTTGTCTCGATGCTGGTCGGCATTCTGGTGGTGCAGGTGTTCGCCAATCTGATCTCGCGGCCCAGCCAGCAGACGGGGGTGCCCTTCCCGGTAGTATGCCGTCAGTCCTTCGGCATCTATGGCGCCAATATCCCGGCGATCATCCGCGGGCTGATCGCGGTGGTGTGGTACGGCATCCAGACGTATCTGGCGGCGCATGCCCTGATGCTGGTGCTGCTGCGCTACGTGCCGTCACTGGAAGGGTTGACCGAGACCCAGTTGTTCGGGCTCTCGCAGCTGGGCTGGTACTGCTTCCTGTTCATGTGGGTGCTGCAGGCACTGGTGTTCTGGTGGGGCATGAATGCGGTGCGCCGCTTCATCGATTTCGCCGGGCCAGCGGTCTATGTGGTGATGTTCGCGCTGGCGGGCTGGATCGTCTGGCAGGCCGGCTGGGACAACATCAGCTTCACCCTGGGCAGCAAGACGCTCTCGGGCAGCGACGCCCTGTGGCAGATGGTGATCGCCGCGGCTCTGGTGGCGGGCTACTTCGCCGGGCCGACGCTCAACTTCGGAGACTTCTCGCGCTACTGCGCTACTCCCGGTGATGTAAAGCGCGGCAATTTCTGGGGCCTGCCGGTCAACTTCCTGCTGTTTGCCGTCATCACCGTGGTGGTGGTGTCCGGCACCCAGCCCATCTTCGGCGAGATGCTGCATGACCCGATGGAGACCGTCGCCCGCATCGACAATGGCGTCGCGGCAGCGCTGGGTATCCTGACCCTGGTGCTGGCGACCATCGGTATCAACATCGTGGCCAACTTCGTGTCACCGGCGTTCGACTTCTCCAATGTGGCCCCGTCCCGCATCAGCTGGCGCATGGGCGGCATGCTGGCCGCCGTCGGCTCCATCTTCATCACGCCGTGGAATCTGTTCAACAATCCGGAAATCATCCAGTACACCGTGGGCATTCTCGCCGCGGCCATCGGCCCGGTGTATGGCGTGATCCTGTTCGATCACTATCTGGTCAACAAGGGCGGCATCAACACCCGAGCGTTGTTCACCGACAGCGCGCAGGGCGAATATTTCTTCGAGAAGGGCGTCAATGTCGCGGCGGTCAAGGCGCTGCTGGCCTCCTCGGCGGTGACGCTGGTCATCAGCTTCCTGCCGCTGGGTGACATCACCCACTTCACGCTATTCATCGGCGGCCTGATGGCGGCAGGGCTGTATGGCATCTTCTCGGGATATTGGCTGGGAGATGCCGCTTCCGCGCGCATCTATGTGCCTGCTGGTTCACGCGGCAAGGTCGTCTGA
- a CDS encoding UDP-2,3-diacylglucosamine diphosphatase: protein MTALQSAPRAEMPPAPDALGQVRTLFISDVHLGTPDCQAALLARLLRRVRPERLYLVGDIVDLLAMRKRAVLDKDQQALVARVLRLARSGCEVIYIPGNHDAAFRRLCGLKLHNVSIERRAIHTTSSGRRLLVSHGDEFDTHVRIAPWLLKLGDGMHGFILSLNRWCNRARGMFGLPYWSLASALKRRSGTAQRYVAQFEEAAMRQARLEGLDGYVGGHIHQAGFRVEEGVLYCNDGDWVEHCTALAEDAEGALHLIDWQGQIIETAPRHLMPRQAPAASPDAVTPGMVGA from the coding sequence ATGACCGCTTTGCAATCGGCTCCCCGTGCTGAAATGCCGCCTGCTCCCGACGCTCTCGGTCAGGTTCGCACGCTGTTCATCTCCGATGTGCATCTGGGAACCCCGGACTGCCAGGCGGCGCTGCTTGCAAGGCTGCTGCGCCGCGTGCGTCCCGAACGCCTGTATCTGGTCGGCGATATCGTCGACCTGCTGGCGATGCGCAAGCGTGCAGTGCTCGACAAGGACCAGCAGGCGCTGGTGGCGCGGGTGCTGCGTCTGGCGCGCAGCGGCTGCGAGGTCATCTACATTCCCGGCAATCATGATGCCGCCTTCCGTCGCCTGTGTGGTCTGAAGCTGCACAACGTGAGCATCGAGCGGCGTGCGATCCATACCACCAGCAGTGGTCGTCGCCTGCTGGTCTCCCACGGCGATGAATTCGACACCCATGTGCGCATCGCACCGTGGCTGCTCAAGCTGGGCGATGGCATGCACGGCTTCATCCTGTCGCTCAATCGCTGGTGCAATCGCGCGCGTGGCATGTTCGGGCTGCCGTACTGGTCGCTGGCCAGCGCGCTCAAGCGGCGTAGCGGCACCGCCCAGCGCTATGTGGCCCAGTTCGAGGAAGCCGCCATGCGCCAAGCGCGTCTTGAAGGCCTGGACGGCTATGTCGGAGGACACATCCACCAGGCGGGCTTTAGGGTCGAGGAAGGCGTGCTCTACTGCAACGACGGTGACTGGGTCGAGCACTGCACCGCGCTGGCGGAAGATGCCGAAGGCGCGCTGCACCTGATCGACTGGCAGGGGCAGATCATCGAGACGGCGCCGCGCCATCTGATGCCGCGTCAGGCGCCGGCCGCGTCGCCTGACGCCGTCACGCCCGGGATGGTCGGCGCCTGA
- the sodC gene encoding superoxide dismutase family protein, translating into MNHETQHTASFTTSSRKPLKTAATVALGAWLFGGVAQAATEVEMHRVSSDGVGESVGSVMAEDTDDGLLLTPKLEGLESGIHGFHLHANASCEPAEKDGETVAAAAAGSHFDPEETGTHQGPYGDGHLGDLPALTVDADGKISLPVLAPRLKESDLSGHALMIHSGGDNYTDTPSLGGGGSRVACGVVD; encoded by the coding sequence ATGAATCACGAGACACAGCACACGGCATCCTTTACGACCTCTTCCAGAAAGCCCCTCAAGACCGCCGCGACGGTGGCGCTCGGCGCCTGGTTGTTCGGCGGCGTCGCCCAGGCCGCCACCGAGGTGGAAATGCATCGCGTCAGCAGTGATGGCGTCGGTGAGTCCGTCGGCAGTGTCATGGCCGAGGATACCGATGATGGTCTGTTGCTGACGCCGAAGCTCGAGGGGCTCGAGAGCGGCATCCACGGTTTCCACCTGCATGCCAATGCCAGCTGCGAACCGGCCGAGAAGGATGGCGAGACCGTCGCTGCGGCCGCGGCAGGTAGCCACTTTGACCCAGAAGAGACCGGCACCCACCAGGGCCCCTACGGGGATGGCCACCTGGGGGATCTTCCGGCACTGACCGTCGACGCCGATGGCAAGATCTCGCTGCCGGTGCTGGCGCCGCGCCTCAAGGAAAGCGATCTCAGCGGCCATGCGCTGATGATCCATTCCGGGGGTGACAACTACACCGATACGCCATCACTGGGCGGTGGCGGCTCGCGCGTCGCCTGCGGTGTGGTTGACTGA
- a CDS encoding AEC family transporter — MDHIDLQQPLWMLITFVALGALCARRLAIDPRPIATLLIYVIAPLTFFRGLVLGAPSPSDLGLTLGLFSLASSICLLVRPLAAKFFPPQEAALLAFSSGTGNTGYFGLPVAMLLLPPEGVTQYLFCLLGITLYEFTLGFYVSARGQFSMRQSLVKIVRLPLIYAFLAALLVGTLGLEVPGAVMEGLDYFKYSYTVLGMMIIGMTLGGVSLREVDARFILAATALRFVMWPLLSLGSVMLLGSLFALDPVLARVLLLLGVVPMAANVVVLAIELNIQPAKGAIAVMLTTLAAPLIIPLYLSWMLAISGLG; from the coding sequence ATGGACCACATCGATCTGCAGCAACCGCTCTGGATGCTGATCACCTTCGTCGCCCTCGGTGCCCTCTGTGCACGCCGCCTCGCGATCGACCCGCGCCCCATCGCCACCTTGCTGATCTATGTGATCGCGCCGCTGACCTTCTTCCGCGGGCTGGTGCTCGGCGCGCCATCGCCGAGTGATCTGGGCCTGACGCTGGGGCTGTTCTCGCTGGCCAGCAGCATCTGTCTGCTGGTGCGCCCGCTGGCCGCGAAGTTCTTCCCGCCGCAGGAAGCCGCCCTGCTCGCCTTCTCCTCCGGTACCGGCAATACCGGCTACTTCGGCCTGCCGGTCGCGATGCTGTTGCTGCCGCCGGAAGGTGTGACCCAGTACCTGTTCTGCCTGCTCGGCATCACGCTGTATGAGTTCACCCTGGGCTTCTACGTGAGTGCGCGCGGGCAGTTCTCGATGCGCCAGAGTCTGGTGAAGATCGTGCGTCTGCCGCTGATCTATGCCTTTCTGGCCGCCCTGCTGGTGGGGACGCTGGGGCTCGAGGTGCCAGGGGCGGTGATGGAGGGACTCGACTACTTCAAGTACAGCTATACGGTATTGGGCATGATGATCATCGGCATGACGCTGGGCGGTGTCAGCCTGCGCGAGGTCGACGCGCGCTTCATCCTGGCCGCGACCGCCCTGCGTTTCGTGATGTGGCCGCTGCTGAGTCTTGGCAGCGTGATGCTGCTGGGCAGCCTGTTCGCCCTCGACCCGGTGCTGGCCCGGGTATTGCTGCTGCTGGGCGTGGTGCCGATGGCTGCCAATGTGGTGGTACTGGCCATCGAGTTGAATATCCAGCCGGCCAAGGGCGCGATCGCCGTGATGCTGACCACGCTGGCGGCGCCGCTGATCATCCCGCTATACCTGTCATGGATGCTGGCGATCAGCGGCCTGGGATGA
- a CDS encoding YheV family putative zinc ribbon protein, with protein MSTIKRFIAGAVCPRCGAMDRLRTWEQNETRYRDCVSCDFFEQQAIEEPPTLAEISTRVSDPRETPASDEVQPVRILDPSKLH; from the coding sequence ATGTCTACCATCAAGCGCTTCATCGCCGGTGCCGTCTGCCCGCGCTGCGGAGCAATGGACCGCCTGCGCACCTGGGAGCAGAACGAGACCCGCTACCGTGACTGCGTGTCCTGCGACTTCTTCGAACAGCAGGCCATCGAGGAGCCGCCGACCCTCGCCGAGATTTCCACGCGCGTGAGCGACCCCCGCGAGACGCCGGCGAGCGATGAGGTTCAGCCGGTGCGCATTCTGGACCCGAGCAAGCTGCACTGA
- the metF gene encoding methylenetetrahydrofolate reductase [NAD(P)H] → MSASEHPSGISFEFFPPNTEAGREKLKGVRDQLAALEPEFFSVTYGAGGSTRERTFNTVQSVSASGICTAPHLSCVGSDRGELREILAQYREQGVKRMVALRGDLPSGMGSRSELRYANELVEFVREETGDHFEIAVAAYPECHPQADNYHSDLANFARKMQAGADIAITQYFFTADAYFHFVERARALGIEQPIIPGIMPITNYTRLARFSDSCGADIPRWLRRQLESYGDDSDSLQAFGTEVISRMSQRLLDGGAPGLHFYTLNQAEPCLKVLENLGIASR, encoded by the coding sequence ATGAGTGCAAGCGAACATCCGTCAGGAATCAGCTTCGAATTCTTCCCGCCGAATACCGAGGCCGGGCGTGAAAAGCTCAAGGGGGTACGCGATCAGCTGGCGGCGCTGGAGCCGGAGTTCTTCTCCGTCACCTATGGCGCGGGCGGCTCGACGCGTGAACGCACCTTCAACACCGTACAGTCGGTCAGCGCCAGCGGCATCTGTACCGCGCCGCATCTGTCGTGTGTCGGCAGTGACCGCGGTGAGCTGCGTGAGATCCTGGCGCAATATCGTGAGCAGGGCGTCAAGCGCATGGTGGCGTTGCGCGGGGACCTGCCCTCCGGGATGGGCTCGCGCAGCGAGCTGCGTTACGCCAATGAGCTGGTCGAGTTCGTGCGCGAGGAGACCGGCGATCACTTCGAGATCGCGGTGGCGGCCTACCCGGAGTGTCATCCGCAGGCCGACAATTACCACAGCGATCTCGCGAATTTCGCGCGCAAGATGCAGGCCGGTGCCGATATCGCCATTACCCAGTACTTCTTCACCGCCGACGCCTACTTCCATTTCGTGGAGCGTGCGCGTGCCCTCGGTATCGAGCAGCCGATCATCCCGGGGATCATGCCGATCACCAACTACACCAGGCTGGCGCGCTTCTCCGATTCCTGCGGTGCGGACATCCCGCGCTGGCTCCGCCGGCAGCTCGAGAGCTATGGCGATGACAGCGATAGCCTCCAGGCCTTCGGCACCGAGGTGATCTCGCGCATGAGTCAACGTCTGCTGGATGGCGGCGCGCCGGGCCTGCACTTCTATACCCTCAATCAGGCCGAGCCGTGTCTCAAGGTGCTGGAAAATCTGGGCATCGCTTCTCGTTGA
- a CDS encoding GGDEF domain-containing protein, which translates to MPCSEMEDEESRHYRARLNHTFVLFAMAGLACFLLFDYFQVPDAWPTLWLGRFLLLGVCVLCVTLLRRQPRRPDDIALLGAVCANLYFCFGATMIQDAITLSLWNLSFSTSMLIAMPAWLVWGWRYQLVSSLPLILGYLPLFLWLSPLSLKDLAGAGGAYMIATMIMAPALAHARSSTFLRTVKLRRALEVRNAELSHMNQQLLTQQHELEYRANHDLLTGLPNRRFGFDFLERMLAESTSTRQCMSILFVDVDRLKHVNDSFGHAEGDRLIQLVARSVGLAAGEDGLACRLGGDEFLVVMPGACDMASQQATTQLMRHLQEQRLQQQISFPVEVSIGRVTHDPVLQGDVDVDDLIHIADDRMYRQKRARRRAMAGANDPQA; encoded by the coding sequence ATGCCATGCAGTGAGATGGAGGATGAGGAGTCTCGCCATTATCGGGCGCGACTCAATCATACCTTCGTGCTGTTCGCGATGGCGGGTCTGGCGTGCTTTCTGCTGTTCGATTACTTCCAGGTCCCTGACGCCTGGCCGACCCTGTGGCTCGGGCGCTTCCTGCTTCTCGGTGTCTGTGTGCTGTGTGTGACGCTACTGCGTCGCCAGCCACGTCGGCCCGACGATATCGCATTGCTCGGCGCCGTCTGCGCCAATCTGTATTTCTGCTTCGGCGCGACGATGATCCAGGATGCCATCACGCTATCGCTGTGGAACCTGAGCTTCTCGACCTCCATGCTGATCGCCATGCCGGCGTGGCTGGTGTGGGGCTGGCGGTACCAGCTGGTCAGCAGTCTGCCGTTGATACTGGGCTATCTGCCGCTCTTTCTATGGCTGAGCCCGCTCTCGCTCAAGGACCTTGCCGGCGCGGGAGGTGCCTACATGATCGCGACGATGATCATGGCGCCGGCGCTGGCGCACGCCCGCAGCTCCACCTTCCTGCGTACCGTCAAGCTGCGCCGGGCACTGGAGGTGCGCAACGCCGAGCTCAGCCACATGAATCAGCAGCTGCTCACGCAGCAGCATGAGCTGGAATACCGTGCCAATCACGATCTGCTGACGGGGCTGCCCAATCGCCGTTTCGGCTTCGATTTTCTCGAGCGGATGCTGGCCGAGAGCACGAGCACCCGGCAATGCATGTCGATCCTGTTCGTGGATGTCGACCGCCTGAAGCACGTCAACGACAGTTTCGGGCACGCCGAGGGTGATCGCCTGATTCAGCTGGTGGCCCGGAGTGTCGGCCTGGCGGCCGGTGAAGACGGGCTGGCATGCCGCCTGGGCGGCGATGAATTTCTGGTCGTGATGCCCGGTGCCTGTGATATGGCCAGCCAGCAGGCGACGACCCAGCTGATGCGCCATCTTCAGGAACAACGCCTGCAGCAGCAAATATCCTTCCCGGTCGAGGTCAGCATCGGCCGCGTCACCCACGACCCGGTATTGCAGGGCGATGTGGATGTCGATGATCTGATCCATATCGCGGATGACCGCATGTATCGTCAGAAGCGCGCTCGGCGGCGAGCCATGGCGGGGGCCAACGATCCTCAGGCGTGA